The following are from one region of the Bacillota bacterium genome:
- a CDS encoding site-2 protease family protein codes for MLRYARFDPMFLVLWTLAIVPAIVLHEFAHALVAYRLGDPTPRYDGRLSLNPRAHLDPIGALMLFLFGFGWARPVNVNPAYFRNGRRGMMLVALAGPLANVTLAWLASLLLQVMAGLGAGGALFSDLSAAVRQFLSLSLQINLLLAAFNLIPIPPLDGSRILAGLVPTRQAVAIARLESYGPLLLVLLIMSGVTQVLLEPIYRLLWMLIGAGRL; via the coding sequence ATGCTGAGGTATGCTCGCTTCGACCCAATGTTCCTGGTGCTGTGGACGCTGGCCATCGTGCCGGCCATTGTCCTGCACGAGTTTGCTCACGCGCTGGTGGCCTACCGCCTGGGAGATCCGACTCCCCGGTACGACGGGAGGCTCTCGCTCAACCCCCGGGCCCACCTGGATCCGATAGGGGCGCTGATGCTGTTCCTGTTCGGGTTCGGTTGGGCGCGGCCGGTCAACGTCAACCCCGCTTACTTCCGCAACGGACGGCGCGGGATGATGCTGGTCGCGCTGGCGGGGCCGCTGGCCAATGTGACCCTGGCATGGCTTGCGAGCCTGCTCCTGCAGGTGATGGCCGGCCTCGGGGCAGGCGGCGCGCTCTTTTCCGACCTGTCAGCCGCGGTACGGCAGTTTCTGAGCCTCAGCCTCCAGATCAACCTGCTCCTGGCAGCGTTCAACCTGATTCCCATCCCGCCGCTGGACGGCTCCCGAATCCTGGCCGGGCTCGTGCCGACAAGGCAGGCGGTGGCCATCGCCCGCCTGGAGTCGTACGGGCCACTGCTCCTTGTCCTGCTCATCATGAGCGGGGTTACGCAGGTGCTGCTCGAGCCGATCTACCGCCTGTTGTGGATGCTGATCGGTGCCGGAAGGCTGTGA
- the lysA gene encoding diaminopimelate decarboxylase, which yields MGLPFEVAVNEAGHLAPGGCDALELAGSYGTPLYIVDEEAVRRACRRYRNALAGLEAGGMAAYAAKAFWVGGMAALVAEEGLGADVSSEAELRLALRAGLDPGKLILHGNNKSRHEMELAVRLGVGRVVLDSLWELEQWEQVGAAAGRRVRVLLRLLPGVRAGAHGSIQTGHGDSKFGIPIEDGQAEQAVERCMKSRWLEFRGYHVHIGSQILAIEPYRQAASVVAEFAARMASGTGAVCREIDMGGGLGARYTDSDRPPSIESLVEAIASTLQAALARAGLPMPFLILEPGRSVVAEAGTTLYRMGAIKRLAAGQLVAAVDGGMSDNPRVALYQARYTAVLARSPYGVKGEPVQIVGRLCESGDILVERAELPPFESGEVLAVLTTGAYHHSMASNYNGLPRPPVVAVRNGQARLWVRREAFEDMIATDVVLAAGPDGSPAGGTG from the coding sequence TTGGGGCTGCCGTTCGAAGTCGCCGTCAACGAGGCCGGGCACCTGGCTCCCGGCGGCTGCGACGCGCTGGAGCTGGCCGGATCCTACGGGACGCCCCTTTACATCGTCGATGAAGAGGCCGTTCGTAGGGCGTGCCGCCGCTACCGCAACGCGCTGGCGGGGCTCGAGGCAGGCGGCATGGCGGCGTATGCCGCGAAGGCCTTCTGGGTGGGGGGCATGGCAGCCCTGGTCGCCGAAGAGGGCCTCGGGGCCGATGTTTCCTCGGAGGCCGAGTTGAGGCTGGCTCTCCGGGCGGGGCTCGACCCGGGCAAGCTGATCCTGCACGGCAACAACAAGAGCCGCCACGAGATGGAGCTCGCCGTCCGCCTGGGCGTGGGCCGCGTGGTCTTGGACAGCCTGTGGGAGCTCGAACAATGGGAGCAGGTGGGCGCCGCTGCAGGCCGGCGCGTCAGGGTGCTGCTGCGCCTGTTGCCTGGCGTGAGGGCCGGGGCGCACGGATCCATCCAGACGGGCCACGGCGATTCGAAGTTCGGCATCCCCATTGAGGACGGGCAGGCCGAACAGGCGGTCGAACGGTGCATGAAAAGCCGTTGGCTCGAGTTCCGGGGCTACCACGTTCACATTGGCTCCCAGATCCTGGCGATCGAGCCTTACCGGCAGGCGGCCTCGGTGGTGGCGGAGTTCGCCGCCCGGATGGCGAGCGGGACGGGTGCGGTCTGCCGGGAAATCGACATGGGAGGGGGCCTAGGGGCGCGATACACCGATTCCGACAGGCCACCCTCCATCGAGAGCCTGGTCGAGGCCATTGCCTCCACCCTGCAAGCGGCGCTTGCCCGGGCCGGGCTTCCCATGCCGTTTCTCATCCTGGAACCCGGCCGCTCCGTCGTCGCCGAGGCGGGGACAACCCTCTACCGGATGGGGGCCATCAAGCGCCTGGCGGCCGGCCAGCTGGTCGCCGCCGTCGACGGGGGCATGAGCGACAACCCCCGGGTGGCGCTCTACCAGGCGCGCTACACGGCCGTGCTGGCTCGCTCTCCGTACGGGGTGAAAGGTGAACCCGTGCAGATCGTCGGGCGCCTGTGCGAGTCGGGGGACATCCTGGTCGAGCGCGCCGAACTCCCGCCGTTCGAAAGTGGCGAGGTCCTGGCCGTGCTGACCACGGGGGCCTACCACCACTCCATGGCCTCCAACTATAACGGGCTTCCCAGACCGCCCGTGGTGGCCGTCCGCAACGGACAGGCCCGGCTGTGGGTGCGCCGGGAGGCGTTCGAGGACATGATCGCCACCGACGTGGTGCTCGCCGCCGGGCCGGACGGATCGCCCGCAGGTGGGACCGGGTGA